In one Corythoichthys intestinalis isolate RoL2023-P3 chromosome 16, ASM3026506v1, whole genome shotgun sequence genomic region, the following are encoded:
- the dhx58 gene encoding probable ATP-dependent RNA helicase DHX58 isoform X2, protein MSQLAMYEYQREVVQRALRGENIIVWLPPGAGKTRAAVYVALKHLETTPGAKVVVLVPTVHLVEQHYRKEFFPGLGHAYKVTAVSGDSDEKNFLAATLRDARVLLCTAQILLNGLTCDEEAKRVELSDITLLVLDECHHTQKETPYNKIMRLYLEKKMGGDGALPQVLGLTASPGSGGAKSLERAVDHVLQICANLDCAIVSTQDCTEELHMTVKRPRKTFDIAEKRQEDPFGDHVQLMMRHIHRFMKPPPDLIFKEFGTQEYENDVVTLKKKGVANYDRPLQQCAIHLREYNDALLIHDTLLARDALSSLEDFYAGKETNVIDDTDRFLLNLFKDHRSELTALARDPLSENPKMARLESTLLEHFGPNVKSRGILFSGTRKSTHCLNQWVRANDKMRFAGIEPAVITGSAAMTQADRDDAIRKFRSGSVNLLIATSVAEEGLDIPQCDLVVRYGLLTNEIAQQQASGRARAPDSRYALVARRGGREERREHLNDSLEALTAEAVESVRRLSPGKFREKIAQLQALAASRGKLAEMQILEKNSCYSAAGVQLLCSNCLTPVAQGDHIQLVEKMHYVNVRPEFRNHYYKEGAPLRFGKTFEDWEPGCIIKCKKCNEWGFEMKYRKAALLPNLAIKNFVLQTPGGRTTVKKWKDVPFCVQHFDFAQFCRKHYRDLLDS, encoded by the exons ATGTCCCAGCTGGCCATGTACGAGTACCAGCGGGAGGTGGTCCAGAGGGCTCTGCGGGGGGAGAATATTATCGTGTGGCTACCCCCGGGAGCGGGGAAGACGCGAGCCGCCGTCTACGTGGCTCTCAAGCACCTGGAGACCACTCCCGGAGCCAAAGTGGTGGTCCTGGTACCTACG GTGCACCTGGTGGAGCAACACTACAGGAAGGAGTTCTTCCCCGGCCTCGGCCACGCCTACAAGGTGACGGCGGTGAGCGGCGACAGCGACGAGAAGAACTTTTTGGCCGCCACGCTACGCGACGCCCGCGTCCTGCTGTGCACGGCGCAGATCCTCTTGAACGGCCTCACCTGCGACGAGGAAGCCAAACGCGTGGAGCTCTCGG ACATCACGCTGCTGGTGCTAGACGAGTGTCACCACACGCAAAAGGAAACGCCGTACAACAAGATCATGAGGCTCTACCTGGAGAAAAAGATGGGGGGTGACGGAGCGCTGCCGCAGGTCCTGGGCCTCACGGCGTCGCCGGGGTCGGGAGGAGCCAAAAGCCTGGAACGGGCTGTGGACCATGTACTACAG ATCTGCGCCAACTTGGACTGTGCCATCGTTTCCACTCAAGATTGTACTGAAGAGCTCCACATGACTGTAAAAAGACCCCGCAAAACATTTGACATTGCGGAGAAAAGACAGGAA GATCCGTTTGGCGATCACGTGCAATTGATGATGCGACACATCCATCGCTTCATGAAGCCTCCCCCGGACTTGATCTTTAAAGAGTTTGGCACTCAGGAGTACGAGAACGACGTAGTCACGCTGAAGAAAAAAG GCGTGGCGAACTACGACAGGCCGCTGCAGCAATGCGCCATCCACCTGCGCGAGTACAACGACGCGCTTTTGATCCACGACACCCTGCTGGCGAGGGACGCGCTGTCCTCTCTCGAGGACTTCTACGCGGGCAAAGAGACCAACGTCATCGACGACACGGACCGTTTTCTGCTGAATCTTTTCAAAG ATCACCGGAGCGAGCTAACGGCGCTGGCGCGCGACCCGCTTTCGGAAAACCCCAAGATGGCGCGGCTGGAGAGCACCCTGCTCGAGCACTTCGGTCCCAACGTCAAGTCTAGAGGCATTCTCTTTAGCGGGACGCGCAAGAGCACTCATTGCTTAAACCAGTGGGTGCGCGCCAATGACAAGATGCGCTTCGCCGGCATCGAGCCCGCCGTCATCACCGGCAGCGCCGCCATGACGCAG GCGGATCGCGACGACGCCATCCGCAAATTCCGCTCGGGCTCCGTCAACCTTTTGATCGCCACCAGCGTGGCCGAAGAGGGCCTGGACATCCCCCAATGCGACCTGGTGGTGCGCTACGGACTCTTGACCAACGAGATCGCCCAGCAGCAGGCCAGCGGCCGCGCCCGGGCCCCGGACAGCCGCTACGCCCTGGTGGCCCGGCGCGGCGGGCGCGAAGAGCGACGCGAGCACCTCAACGATAGCCTGGAGGCGCTCACCGCCGAGGCCGTGGAAAGCGTCCGCCGGTTGAGCCCGGGAAAGTTCCGAGAGAAG ATCGCCCAACTCCAAGCGCTGGCGGCGTCTCGCGGGAAGCTGGCGGAGATGCAAATTTTGGAGAAAAACAGCTGCTACTCGGCCGCCGGCGTCCAGCTGCTGTGCTCTAACTGCTTGACGCCAGTGGCGCAAGGCGACCACATCCAGCTGGTGGAAAAAATGCATTACGTCAATGTCCGGCCAGAATTCCG GAATCACTACTACAAGGAAGGTGCGCCACTCCGTTTTGGCAAGACGTTCGAGGACTGGGAGCCAGGCTGCATCATCAAGTGCAAAAAGTGCAATGAG TGGGGCTTTGAGATGAAGTACCGCAAGGCGGCGCTGCTGCCCAACCTGGCCATCAAGAACTTTGTCCTTCAGACGCCCGGCGGAAGGACCACGGTAAAGAAGTGGAAGGATGTCCCGTTCTGCGTGCAGCATTTCGACTTTGCCCAATTCTGCCGAAAACACTACCGAGATTTGCTGGACTCGTAA
- the dhx58 gene encoding probable ATP-dependent RNA helicase DHX58 isoform X1, giving the protein MSQLAMYEYQREVVQRALRGENIIVWLPPGAGKTRAAVYVALKHLETTPGAKVVVLVPTVHLVEQHYRKEFFPGLGHAYKVTAVSGDSDEKNFLAATLRDARVLLCTAQILLNGLTCDEEAKRVELSDITLLVLDECHHTQKETPYNKIMRLYLEKKMGGDGALPQVLGLTASPGSGGAKSLERAVDHVLQICANLDCAIVSTQDCTEELHMTVKRPRKTFDIAEKRQEDPFGDHVQLMMRHIHRFMKPPPDLIFKEFGTQEYENDVVTLKKKGVANYDRPLQQCAIHLREYNDALLIHDTLLARDALSSLEDFYAGKETNVIDDTDRFLLNLFKDHRSELTALARDPLSENPKMARLESTLLEHFGPNVKSRGILFSGTRKSTHCLNQWVRANDKMRFAGIEPAVITGSAAMTQADRDDAIRKFRSGSVNLLIATSVAEEGLDIPQCDLVVRYGLLTNEIAQQQASGRARAPDSRYALVARRGGREERREHLNDSLEALTAEAVESVRRLSPGKFREKIAQLQALAASRGKLAEMQILEKNSCYSAAGVQLLCSNCLTPVAQGDHIQLVEKMHYVNVRPEFRNHYYKEGAPLRFGKTFEDWEPGCIIKCKKCNEQWGFEMKYRKAALLPNLAIKNFVLQTPGGRTTVKKWKDVPFCVQHFDFAQFCRKHYRDLLDS; this is encoded by the exons ATGTCCCAGCTGGCCATGTACGAGTACCAGCGGGAGGTGGTCCAGAGGGCTCTGCGGGGGGAGAATATTATCGTGTGGCTACCCCCGGGAGCGGGGAAGACGCGAGCCGCCGTCTACGTGGCTCTCAAGCACCTGGAGACCACTCCCGGAGCCAAAGTGGTGGTCCTGGTACCTACG GTGCACCTGGTGGAGCAACACTACAGGAAGGAGTTCTTCCCCGGCCTCGGCCACGCCTACAAGGTGACGGCGGTGAGCGGCGACAGCGACGAGAAGAACTTTTTGGCCGCCACGCTACGCGACGCCCGCGTCCTGCTGTGCACGGCGCAGATCCTCTTGAACGGCCTCACCTGCGACGAGGAAGCCAAACGCGTGGAGCTCTCGG ACATCACGCTGCTGGTGCTAGACGAGTGTCACCACACGCAAAAGGAAACGCCGTACAACAAGATCATGAGGCTCTACCTGGAGAAAAAGATGGGGGGTGACGGAGCGCTGCCGCAGGTCCTGGGCCTCACGGCGTCGCCGGGGTCGGGAGGAGCCAAAAGCCTGGAACGGGCTGTGGACCATGTACTACAG ATCTGCGCCAACTTGGACTGTGCCATCGTTTCCACTCAAGATTGTACTGAAGAGCTCCACATGACTGTAAAAAGACCCCGCAAAACATTTGACATTGCGGAGAAAAGACAGGAA GATCCGTTTGGCGATCACGTGCAATTGATGATGCGACACATCCATCGCTTCATGAAGCCTCCCCCGGACTTGATCTTTAAAGAGTTTGGCACTCAGGAGTACGAGAACGACGTAGTCACGCTGAAGAAAAAAG GCGTGGCGAACTACGACAGGCCGCTGCAGCAATGCGCCATCCACCTGCGCGAGTACAACGACGCGCTTTTGATCCACGACACCCTGCTGGCGAGGGACGCGCTGTCCTCTCTCGAGGACTTCTACGCGGGCAAAGAGACCAACGTCATCGACGACACGGACCGTTTTCTGCTGAATCTTTTCAAAG ATCACCGGAGCGAGCTAACGGCGCTGGCGCGCGACCCGCTTTCGGAAAACCCCAAGATGGCGCGGCTGGAGAGCACCCTGCTCGAGCACTTCGGTCCCAACGTCAAGTCTAGAGGCATTCTCTTTAGCGGGACGCGCAAGAGCACTCATTGCTTAAACCAGTGGGTGCGCGCCAATGACAAGATGCGCTTCGCCGGCATCGAGCCCGCCGTCATCACCGGCAGCGCCGCCATGACGCAG GCGGATCGCGACGACGCCATCCGCAAATTCCGCTCGGGCTCCGTCAACCTTTTGATCGCCACCAGCGTGGCCGAAGAGGGCCTGGACATCCCCCAATGCGACCTGGTGGTGCGCTACGGACTCTTGACCAACGAGATCGCCCAGCAGCAGGCCAGCGGCCGCGCCCGGGCCCCGGACAGCCGCTACGCCCTGGTGGCCCGGCGCGGCGGGCGCGAAGAGCGACGCGAGCACCTCAACGATAGCCTGGAGGCGCTCACCGCCGAGGCCGTGGAAAGCGTCCGCCGGTTGAGCCCGGGAAAGTTCCGAGAGAAG ATCGCCCAACTCCAAGCGCTGGCGGCGTCTCGCGGGAAGCTGGCGGAGATGCAAATTTTGGAGAAAAACAGCTGCTACTCGGCCGCCGGCGTCCAGCTGCTGTGCTCTAACTGCTTGACGCCAGTGGCGCAAGGCGACCACATCCAGCTGGTGGAAAAAATGCATTACGTCAATGTCCGGCCAGAATTCCG GAATCACTACTACAAGGAAGGTGCGCCACTCCGTTTTGGCAAGACGTTCGAGGACTGGGAGCCAGGCTGCATCATCAAGTGCAAAAAGTGCAATGAG CAGTGGGGCTTTGAGATGAAGTACCGCAAGGCGGCGCTGCTGCCCAACCTGGCCATCAAGAACTTTGTCCTTCAGACGCCCGGCGGAAGGACCACGGTAAAGAAGTGGAAGGATGTCCCGTTCTGCGTGCAGCATTTCGACTTTGCCCAATTCTGCCGAAAACACTACCGAGATTTGCTGGACTCGTAA
- the kat2a gene encoding histone acetyltransferase KAT2A — MSDPAAQALQPRLLQAQSAAGSSGSGAGAAAASGSSDPARPGLSQQQRASQKKAQVRAFPRAKKLEKLGVFSACKAIDTCKCNGWKNPNPPTAPRVDLQQQAASLSEPCRSCGHALADHVSHLENVSEDEINRLLGMVVDVENLFMSVHKEEDTDTKQVYFYLFKLLRKCILQMSQPVVEGSLGSPPFEKPNIEQGVLNFVQYKFSHLAPKERQTMFELSKMFLLCLNYWKLETPTQYRQRTQKEDGTAYKVDYTRWLCYCHVPQSNDSLPRYETTHVFGRSLLKSIFTVTRRQLLEKFRVEKDKLLPEKRTLILTHFPKFLSMLEEEIYGENSPIWEADFTVPASDGAQLGHQTVIGPTAVSGPSALSKALSAASSLGGLDAACSEPILGEKRKLPEALTLEDAKRIRVMGDIPMELVNEVMMTITDPAAMLGPETNLLTPNAARDETARLEERRGIIEFHVIGNSLSQKSNKKILMWLVGLQNVFSHQLPRMPKEYITRLVFDPKHKTLALIKDGRVIGGICFRMFPTQGFTEIVFCAVTSNEQVKGYGTHLMNHLKEYHIKHNILYFLTYADEYAIGYFKKQGFSKDIKVPKSRYLGYIKDYEGATLMECELNPRIPYTELSHIIKRQKEIIKKLIERKQNQIRKVYPGLTCFKEGVRQIPVESIPGIRETGWKPSVKEKVKEVKDPDVLYNMLKNLLAQIKTHPDAWPFMEPVKKSEAPDYYEIIRFPIDLKTMTERLKNRYYVTKKLFIADLQRIITNCREYNPPDSEYCKSANTLEKFFYFKLKDGGLIEK; from the exons ATGTCGGACCCGGCGGCTCAGGCCCTGCAACCCCGGCTCCTCCAAGCCCAGTCGGCCGCCGGGTCGAGTGGGTCCGGTGCCGGTGCCGCCGCGGCTTCGGGTAGCAGCGACCCGGCCAGGCCCGGCCTGAGCCAGCAGCAACGCGCCAGCCAGAAGAAAGCTCAAGTTCGAGCCTTTCCGCGGGCGAAGAAGCTCGAGAAACTTGGCGTTTTCTCCGCCTGCAAG GCCATTGACACATGTAAATGCAACGGATGGAAGAACCCCAACCCCCCCACGGCTCCTCGGGTAGACCTGCAGCAACAAGCCGCCAGCTTGAGCGAGCCGTGTCGCAGCTGCGGACATGCCCTGG CTGACCACGTATCCCACCTGGAGAACGTGTCGGAGGATGAGATCAACAGACTGCTGGGGATGGTGGTAGATGTGGAGAACCTGTTCATGTCTGTGCATAAGGAGGAGGACACGGACACTAAGCAGGTCTACTTTTACCTGTTCAAG CTGCTGAGAAAGTGCATCCTGCAGATGAGCCAGCCGGTGGTGGAAGGCTCGCTAGGCAGTCCGCCCTTTGAGAAACCCAACATTGAACAG GGCGTGTTGAACTTCGTGCAGTACAAATTTAGCCACCTGGCGCCCAAGGAACGGCAGACCATGTTCGAGCTGTCCAAGATGTTCCTGCTGTGCCTGAACTACTGGAAGCTGGAGACGCCGACGCAGTACCGGCAGCGCACGCAGAAGGAAGACGGCACGGCCTACAAGGTGGACTACACGCGCTGGCTGTGCTACTGCCACGTGCCTCAGAGCAACGACAGCTTGCCGCGCTACGAGACCACGCACGTCTTCGGACGCAGCCTGCTCAAGTCCATCTTCACCGTCACGCGGCGCCAGCTTCTGGAGAAGTTCCGCGTGGAGAAGGATAAACTGCTGCCCGAGAAGCGGACGCTCATCCTGACGCACTTCCCCAA GTTTCTGTCCATGCTAGAGGAAGAAATCTACGGGGAAAATTCGCCCATCTGGGAAGCTGACTTCACCGTGCCCGCCAGCGATGGCGCACAGCTGGGGCATCAGACGG TGATCGGTCCGACGGCAGTTTCGGGCCCGTCCGCCCTCTCCAAGGCTCTGAGCGCGGCTTCGTCTCTCGGCGGTCTGGACGCGGCGTGTTCGGAGCCAATTCTAG GCGAGAAGCGTAAACTCCCCGAGGCGCTGACGCTAGAGGACGCCAAGCGCATCCGCGTGATGGGCGATATTCCcatggagctggtcaatgaagtCATGATGACCATCACGGACCCCGCCGCCATGCTGGGCCCCGAG ACCAACCTCCTGACGCCCAACGCGGCCCGCGACGAGACTGCGCGTCTGGAGGAGCGTCGCGGCATCATCGAGTTCCACGTGATCGGCAACTCGCTGTCTCAGAAATCTAACAAGAAGATCCTGATGTGGCTGGTGGGCCTGCAGAATGTCTTCTCGCACCAATTACCTCGCATGCCCAAAGAGTACATCACGCGGCTGGTTTTTGACCC TAAGCACAAGACCTTAGCCCTCATTAAAGATGGGCGTGTCATCGGGGGCATCTGTTTTAGGATGTTTCCCACTCAAGGTTTCACGGAGATCGTCTTCTGCGCCGTCACCTCCAATGAGCAAGTGAAG GGCTACGGCACGCACTTGATGAACCACCTGAAGGAGTACCACATCAAACACAACATCCTCTACTTTCTCACCTACGCTGACGAATACGCCATCGGCTACTTCAAGAAGCAG GGCTTCTCGAAAGACATCAAAGTGCCCAAAAGTCGCTACCTGGGCTACATTAAAGATTACGAGGGAGCCACGCTGATGGAGTGCGAGTTGAACCCCAGGATTCCCTACACGGAGCTGTCGCACATCATCAAGCGGCAGAAAGAG ATCATCAAGAAGCTGATTGAGAGGAAGCAGAATCAGATCAGGAAAGTCTACCCGGGCCTGACCTGCTTCAAGGAGGGCGTGCGGCAGATCCCCGTGGAGAGCATTCCGGGCATAA GAGAAACTGGATGGAAGCCGAGCGTTAAGGAGAAAGT gaAAGAAGTGAAGGACCCCGATGTGTTGTACAACATGCTGAAGAACCTTCTTGCTCAGATCAAG actcACCCTGACGCTTGGCCATTCATGGAGCCCGTCAAGAAGTCTGAAGCGCCCGATTATTACGAGATCATCCGCTTCCCCATCG ACCTGAAGACCATGACGGAGCGCTTGAAGAACCGCTACTACGTGACCAAGAAGCTTTTCATCGCCGACCTGCAGCGCATCATCACCAATTGCCGCGAGTACAACCCGCCCGACAGCGAGTACTGCAAGTCGGCCAACACGCTGGAGAAGTTCTTCTACTTTAAACTCAAAGACGGCGGCCTCATAGAGAAATGA
- the rab5c gene encoding ras-related protein Rab-5C: protein MAGRGGGPARTNGAAAASNKICQFKLVLLGESAVGKSSLVLRFVKGQFHEYQESTIGAAFLTQTVCLDDTTVKFEIWDTAGQERYHSLAPMYYRGAQAAIVVYDITNTDTFTRAKNWVKELQRQASPNIVIALAGNKADLANKRAVDFQEAQAYADDNSLLFMETSAKTAMNVNEIFMAIAKKLPKNEPQGGAGGGGRSRGGVDLQEATPHGRGGQCCGGGGGN, encoded by the exons ATGGCCGGACGAGGCGGCGGACCCGCGCGGACCAACGGCGCCGCGGCGGCCAGCAATAAGATCTGCCAGTTCAAGCTGGTGCTGCTGGGCGAGTCGGCAGTGGGCAAGTCCAGTCTGGTGCTGCGCTTTGTCAAAGGACAATTCCACGAGTATCAGGAGAGCACCATCGGAG CGGCCTTCCTCACACAGACGGTATGCTTGGACGACACGACGGTCAAGTTTGAGATCTGGGACACGGCGGGCCAGGAGCGCTATCACAGCTTGGCTCCCATGTACTACAGAGGTGCCCAGGCCGCCATTGTTGTATATGACATCACCAACACG gacacTTTCACACGTGCAAAGAACTGGGTGAAGGAATTGCAGCGACAAGCCAGTCCAAACATAGTTATCGCTCTGGCAGGGAATAAAGCCGACCTGGCCAACAAGAGAGCGGTCGATTTCCAG GAGGCGCAAGCGTACGCAGATGACAACAGTTTGCTCTTCATGGAGACATCGGCCAAGACCGCCATGAATGTCAATGAGATTTTTATGGCCATAG CCAAAAAACTCCCCAAGAACGAGCCGCAGGGAGGAGCAGGCGGCGGCGGACGATCCCGAGGGGGAGTGGACCTGCAGGAGGCGACGCCCCACGGCCGCGGCGGCCAATGCTGCGGCGGCGGTGGTGGCAACTAA